A single region of the Mechercharimyces sp. CAU 1602 genome encodes:
- a CDS encoding triacylglycerol lipase, with the protein MRRLPILRLSVILVLTMLLSMTSFSGSLFAVTPLTEVDQDHPYNRSVKEAEQEKNINPQLDIKLTSDKNANNYPIVLVHGLGGFKDLYGIPYWGGLTNIPRDLRNKGYEVYVAEIGPVSSNWDRAAELYAQIKGGTVDYGEAHAAEHGHLRFGRTYDGLYPEWGEVNPKTGKVNKVHLIGHSLGGPTSRALIQLLEEGHPAEVSTTSATKLSPLFQGKKEWVHSAVSLSSPHDGSTATYYIDNLIPHIQEILAVFAALQGNHSTVEFDFQLDHWGLKREAGESFDSYVNRVKKSNIWKTKDTAKWDARPIGAQELNEWIQGSSSVYYFSLSTEQTYRSIFTGYHKPELFMNPIFYDGSRFMGRHRSSTDGIHTGSDWWENDGVVNTNSMDGPTLHSDEQIVTYDGSAERGKWNHLGTLNSVDHLDVIGIGVRDMRWLFRDMAEMLTSLPD; encoded by the coding sequence ATGCGTCGACTCCCTATCCTTCGACTCTCTGTTATTCTGGTGCTTACCATGCTGTTAAGCATGACATCGTTCAGCGGTTCACTCTTTGCTGTCACTCCATTGACTGAGGTAGATCAAGATCACCCCTATAACCGCTCGGTTAAAGAAGCAGAACAAGAGAAAAACATCAACCCACAGTTGGATATTAAGCTCACTTCAGACAAAAACGCAAACAACTACCCAATAGTTCTGGTTCACGGATTAGGTGGTTTTAAAGACTTGTATGGCATCCCATACTGGGGTGGACTAACCAATATTCCACGTGACCTCCGCAATAAAGGATATGAAGTGTATGTAGCCGAAATCGGACCAGTATCGAGTAACTGGGATCGCGCAGCTGAGCTATATGCTCAAATTAAAGGCGGTACTGTCGACTACGGTGAAGCCCATGCCGCCGAGCACGGGCATCTACGTTTCGGACGTACCTATGATGGACTATATCCAGAGTGGGGAGAGGTAAACCCAAAGACAGGTAAAGTAAATAAAGTTCATTTAATTGGACATAGTCTCGGGGGCCCCACTTCACGTGCACTCATTCAGTTGTTAGAAGAAGGGCATCCGGCTGAAGTATCGACCACCTCTGCTACTAAGCTCTCCCCTCTTTTCCAAGGAAAAAAAGAATGGGTACACAGTGCCGTCTCTCTTTCCTCTCCACACGACGGAAGCACAGCCACCTATTATATAGATAACCTTATCCCGCACATCCAAGAAATTCTCGCTGTCTTTGCTGCTCTCCAAGGTAACCACTCCACCGTGGAGTTTGATTTTCAACTCGATCACTGGGGCTTAAAGAGGGAAGCAGGTGAATCCTTTGACAGCTATGTAAATCGAGTGAAGAAGAGCAACATCTGGAAGACAAAAGATACAGCCAAATGGGATGCTCGTCCTATCGGTGCTCAAGAATTAAATGAATGGATACAAGGTTCTTCTTCTGTCTACTACTTCTCTCTCAGCACAGAGCAAACATACCGCAGTATTTTCACTGGCTATCACAAACCCGAGCTCTTTATGAACCCAATCTTCTACGATGGTTCCCGCTTTATGGGAAGACACCGTTCCTCTACGGATGGCATTCATACAGGTAGCGATTGGTGGGAAAATGATGGCGTCGTCAACACCAACTCTATGGATGGCCCCACACTCCACTCTGATGAACAGATCGTCACATATGACGGAAGTGCTGAGCGTGGAAAATGGAATCACTTAGGTACCCTAAACTCTGTTGATCATCTCGATGTGATCGGCATTGGGGTACGTGACATGCGTTGGCTCTTCCGAGATATGGCTGAAATGCTTACTTCCCTTCCCGACTAA
- a CDS encoding CHRD domain-containing protein: MSRTFFAVMKGGNEVPPIISNASGFTGFVFNRSLTKVSYSLNIANIGKMTQAHIHAGGPGINGPVVAFLFGQTVPGVSMTAGNVTFSLTKENLVGPLEGKTIGDLFILMGSGESYVNVHTEQNPPGEIRGQIEKITR, translated from the coding sequence GTGTCCCGTACTTTTTTTGCTGTCATGAAGGGAGGCAATGAAGTACCTCCTATTATCTCAAATGCTTCTGGTTTCACGGGATTTGTGTTTAATAGAAGTTTAACGAAGGTATCTTACTCGCTTAATATAGCTAATATTGGGAAAATGACGCAAGCGCATATCCATGCTGGTGGTCCTGGGATTAATGGTCCTGTTGTCGCCTTTTTATTTGGTCAGACGGTGCCTGGGGTTAGTATGACTGCAGGTAATGTAACATTTAGTTTGACTAAGGAGAATCTCGTCGGTCCTTTGGAAGGGAAAACAATTGGCGACTTATTTATTTTGATGGGATCAGGAGAATCGTATGTTAACGTGCATACGGAACAAAATCCGCCGGGTGAGATTCGTGGTCAGATTGAGAAAATAACTAGATAG
- a CDS encoding CHRD domain-containing protein, producing the protein MPTTYYAFLSGAEEVPPVQTIAGGSVTFILSPDEEQLSFLLDFSDLYRFTQAHIHLGERGEVGPIVVYLYDSFSRPITIGRGNVTGTITKQDFVGPLKGESFAALLARMDAGGTYVNVHTTLYPPGEIRGQISYG; encoded by the coding sequence ATGCCGACCACGTACTATGCGTTTTTATCTGGGGCAGAAGAGGTACCACCGGTACAAACAATAGCGGGTGGGAGCGTTACCTTTATTTTAAGTCCTGATGAAGAACAGTTATCTTTTTTGCTCGATTTTAGTGACCTATATCGTTTTACACAAGCTCATATTCACTTGGGAGAGCGCGGAGAAGTTGGGCCAATTGTTGTCTACCTGTATGACTCATTTAGCCGTCCGATCACGATAGGAAGAGGAAATGTTACTGGTACAATTACAAAGCAAGATTTTGTGGGGCCGCTGAAGGGGGAGTCGTTCGCCGCTTTGCTCGCAAGAATGGATGCGGGAGGCACTTATGTTAACGTGCACACGACTCTTTATCCGCCAGGTGAGATTCGCGGACAGATTAGCTATGGATGA
- a CDS encoding DUF4871 domain-containing protein: protein MKKISISILILSAILFGCQSQEETDSKREPQVTVAPAPSEKADWTLSSTFNTSGLAMVGIPNKLGFPDNDVFVAGQPRKVMWHIWGDEVKTEDRPTMEVRGVRKDSDREERLLFEKLEPAVPNNGADTSVVSSITLPEAGMWRLDVYLDGVYFESIVVDVKERTES, encoded by the coding sequence GTGAAAAAGATTTCTATATCAATATTGATCTTGTCAGCTATTCTTTTCGGGTGTCAAAGTCAGGAAGAGACTGATTCCAAGCGTGAGCCACAAGTAACGGTTGCCCCCGCCCCTTCAGAAAAAGCGGATTGGACCCTTAGCTCTACATTTAACACAAGTGGATTGGCTATGGTAGGCATTCCGAATAAACTGGGATTCCCAGACAATGATGTCTTTGTAGCAGGTCAGCCCCGAAAGGTTATGTGGCATATCTGGGGAGATGAAGTGAAAACTGAAGATCGTCCCACGATGGAGGTAAGAGGAGTAAGGAAGGATAGCGATAGAGAAGAGAGATTATTATTCGAAAAGTTAGAACCCGCTGTTCCAAATAACGGAGCTGATACTTCAGTAGTATCCAGCATAACACTGCCTGAAGCGGGAATGTGGCGACTCGATGTTTATCTAGACGGAGTTTATTTTGAAAGTATTGTGGTCGATGTTAAAGAAAGAACAGAGTCATAG